The Gammaproteobacteria bacterium genome window below encodes:
- a CDS encoding high-potential iron-sulfur protein, with protein sequence MDANEELVMSDQSIAHGRRRAIKLALGGVVAIPLANVLLRTPARAAETISPSDQVAKQLKYVEKSTVKGETCANCKYYGGGGESGPCQLMQGQMVLAAGWCSAWASA encoded by the coding sequence ATGGATGCCAACGAGGAGTTAGTGATGTCTGATCAATCCATTGCACACGGTCGTCGACGCGCCATCAAACTCGCCCTGGGCGGCGTCGTCGCCATTCCACTTGCCAATGTGCTTTTGCGCACGCCCGCACGCGCCGCGGAGACTATCTCGCCCAGCGACCAGGTTGCCAAGCAGCTGAAATATGTCGAGAAATCCACCGTCAAAGGTGAGACGTGCGCCAACTGCAAATACTATGGCGGCGGCGGCGAGTCGGGTCCCTGCCAGCTCATGCAAGGCCAGATGGTGCTGGCCGCGGGCTGGTGCAGTGCCTGGGCATCGGCGTAG
- a CDS encoding L,D-transpeptidase family protein — MNAKIICSFFAVLPPLLAWAPLSATTLNLPAENDALVGESKSTVARYQDTLIDIARHHGLGFDEIRHANPGVDAWLPGEGTRVVLPARHILPDAPREGVVINVAEKRLYYYPPTQAGEQPRIVTYPVSIGRGEWQTPLITTSVISKVKDPTWYPPESVRKEHAADGDPLPNAVPPGPKNPLGGFAMRLGLPSYLIHGTNKPFGIGMQVTHGCIRLYPEEIEALFDAVPVGTPVRIVNQTYKAGWHQGELYLEVHAPLSDGKDSAPAQNLTPVVAQIIAATKAQPGYEIDWGKVRTLVREQAGVPIAVGRGGETPTPLNSVAHTETHDQGQAQ; from the coding sequence ATGAATGCAAAAATAATCTGTTCGTTCTTTGCGGTGCTGCCGCCTCTGTTGGCATGGGCCCCGCTCAGCGCCACCACTTTGAACCTGCCAGCCGAGAACGATGCACTGGTCGGTGAATCAAAATCTACCGTCGCACGCTATCAGGACACGCTGATCGACATCGCGCGGCATCATGGCCTGGGTTTCGATGAAATTCGTCATGCCAACCCGGGAGTCGATGCGTGGTTGCCTGGCGAAGGAACGCGGGTTGTTTTGCCGGCGCGGCATATTCTTCCGGATGCGCCGCGCGAGGGCGTCGTAATCAACGTCGCTGAAAAGCGACTTTATTATTATCCCCCCACGCAAGCCGGCGAGCAGCCGCGGATCGTGACCTATCCGGTGAGCATCGGACGCGGCGAGTGGCAGACGCCTCTGATCACGACCAGCGTCATCTCAAAAGTAAAGGATCCGACCTGGTATCCGCCCGAGTCCGTGCGTAAAGAGCATGCGGCCGATGGCGATCCACTGCCCAACGCAGTGCCGCCTGGTCCAAAGAATCCGTTAGGTGGATTTGCGATGAGGCTTGGTCTTCCCAGCTATCTTATTCACGGCACCAACAAGCCTTTTGGCATCGGTATGCAGGTCACCCACGGTTGTATCCGCTTGTATCCGGAAGAGATCGAAGCGCTGTTCGACGCCGTACCGGTAGGCACGCCGGTGCGCATCGTCAATCAGACTTACAAGGCCGGCTGGCATCAGGGCGAGCTTTATCTTGAAGTGCATGCGCCATTGTCCGATGGCAAGGATTCCGCGCCGGCGCAAAATTTGACGCCTGTCGTCGCACAGATTATCGCGGCGACCAAAGCCCAGCCCGGGTATGAAATTGACTGGGGCAAGGTGCGGACCCTTGTACGCGAACAGGCTGGAGTCCCAATTGCGGTGGGGCGCGGCGGGGAGACGCCGACGCCATTAAATTCGGTGGCGCACACAGAAACGCATGACCAGGGCCAGGCGCAATAA